From the Capsicum annuum cultivar UCD-10X-F1 unplaced genomic scaffold, UCD10Xv1.1 ctg15048, whole genome shotgun sequence genome, the window AAGCCCTTGGTCCAAATACCTTTCTGAACTATCAGATTCATTCCCCTCAGTTGGGACAACAGAAACTTTTTCAGTTTCTACCAAATCATGCTTTCCTTGTTCTACATCCTTTTCTAAGATATCAGCCCCATTTACCTCGGCTAATTGAATTACGGAAGCTTCTTCAATGTCCAACACATCTACTCCTTTAATTTCAACTTCCCCACCGTCATCTAAATCAGCATCCATTTGAAATTCTTCCTCATCTGGCTCGGTTTCAGATTCTTCATCCTCTTCTAACTCAATTGGTTCAAACCTTTTATCCAATTcctcactactaatactgcctttcaaatatcatgatatatattGCTACTCTCTTCTAGAGCAGTCAAGTTCATGAATTTAATTAGATGCACATCATCTATTCTACCAAGGTCATTaatcaactttgagaaataaGAAACCACTTCACTCGAGAATTGCTTAAAGTAACTATTAGCCTTAGCTAAGACTAGAAAAGCCAAGACCGGAATAGCTGATGGAATACTGACATTAGAGAATCTTAGGTCTATAATAGACCCAGGGGTAGCAAGTATAGGAGAATCAGTTactgagaatgataagaaagcaATCATAAGTACCAACATCAGAGATAAAAACCTCAATATTGttgaaaatcttgattttgatttcatttttgcCTCAGATATGTCCTCAGCAATAGGTAGTCCAGGTTCATCAATTTGCTTAGCAACAGGCATTGCAGGTTCCTCTTCTTGATCAACCGTTGCTTCAGTGAACGCCTCTTCTGAAGAAGAACCATCAGACTCTTCCAATAAATCTTCAGTTAGAGAACTTTCACTGCCATCTGTGTCTGAAAGGTTCTCAGACAGTAACTCAAACAAGTAGCAGTCATCTAGCTTGGGTTTCATTGGAGAAAGGTAATTGGTTTTAGGGTCATATGGAGGTAGAGAGGGATCAACATCTAGTGAGGCTATTGCAGAAGAGACCAATGGTTCATCATTGCAAATGTCAGAATCCATTGTTACAGTATCAGAAAGGGATTCAGAATTTAAAGATGCCTCCGAAAATGTTACCCTTTTCGGGGTTTTGGTAACCGGAGGAAAACCATCAATAGGAATAGTCTCCTTAGGCTCCATAACATTCTCAGAATTTTGATTATGTTCTTCAGAATTTGCAGAAAAGAACGTAGCTTTACCATCGGATAAGGTGATTG encodes:
- the LOC124890306 gene encoding uncharacterized protein LOC124890306, translating into MEPKETIPIDGFPPVTKTPKRVTFSEASLNSESLSDTVTMDSDICNDEPLVSSAIASLDVDPSLPPYDPKTNYLSPMKPKLDDCYLFELLSENLSDTDGSESSLTEDLLEESDGSSSEEAFTEATVDQEEEPAMPVAKQIDEPGLPIAEDISEAKMKSKSRFSTILRFLSLMLVLMIAFLSFSVTDSPILATPGSIIDLRFSNVSIPSAIPVLAFLVLAKANSYFKQFSSEVVSYFSKLINDLGSISSEELDKRFEPIELEEDEESETEPDEEEFQMDADLDDGGEVEIKGVDVLDIEEASVIQLAEVNGADILEKDVEQGKHDLVETEKVSVVPTEGNESDSSERYLDQGLTTSNVEVELDESQSFIVDNALESMIDNPESIVKEISAVEEAQPLEMMKSPIRHDEDNVGAYQILGVSSLVLGLLAGTVLYVKRRSDKTLHPVVFSRKKFATHHVVKEKHSSQNWPTEVDVAGAKKYPKSEDDEAQSIEKKPRKSNRRESLVASEFSMGSPSYGSFTTCERIPAKH